The following are encoded together in the Coffea arabica cultivar ET-39 chromosome 1c, Coffea Arabica ET-39 HiFi, whole genome shotgun sequence genome:
- the LOC113728137 gene encoding interactor of constitutive active ROPs 2, chloroplastic-like isoform X3: protein MQTPKARNSTGETPQKISPRVVSSEVASKPSPRSVSSDVPLKLSPRVVRQLKTASQDSDSATSSCRASRTPKDRSCKVAERKSPRSPVPELQKKHPSRVAELEFQISQLQNDLKRAKDQLVSSEAWKKQAEQDAEESKKQLLEMSLKLEKSREQVLKKSGSEEALLIQPQKITEDQDLLLQSQLEAIKKQHSLDSAALASAVNEIKELKIQLESVAESEAARTKHAELSQIELNSLKQNLTETLAVMEDMKNELKDCKESEAQARVLVGETLMQLETAKRTVECLRSDGVKAVEAFDSIASELEQSRARVNLLEGIVSELKADTKIVDGYGSQTAGDREITFGTEEKANLGNSNEAELNSLKSEVEQLKSALEASEIRYSEEQSRNAAEIKSAYKLVEQIKSSSIDKEAELEAELQKTIAEVEELKADLMDKETELQGICQENEDLNLRLENFLSSRTSYELEKEIQKAMESIEHLKANLMDKETELQNIVEENEMLKSEIKKKEINKGKVNDEIVDELESARAAEREALMKLGYMTEEVDKSNRKVARVSEQLEAAQTANSEMEAELRRLKVQSDQWRKAAEAAAAMLSSGNNGKFMDRTGSMDSKYSPRSGRISSPYSDDGDDDLLKRKSPNMLKKIGVLWRKPQK, encoded by the exons ATGCAGACCCCAAAAGCAAG GAACTCTACAGGTGAAACACCTCAAAAGATCTCCCCTCGTGTTGTTTCCTCTGAAGTGGCTTCAAAGCCATCTCCTCGTTCTGTTTCTTCAGATGTGCCCCTAAAGCTATCTCCTCGAGTTGTTCGCCAACTTAAGACAGCTAGCCAGGATTCTGATTCTGCTACAtcttcttgccgagcaagtagGACACCAAAAGATAGAAGCTGTAAAGTAGCTGAGAGAAAATCACCCCGAAGCCCAGTGCCTGAG TTGCAGAAGAAGCATCCAAGCAGGGTTGCTGAGCTGGAATTTCAGATTTCTCAACTTCAGAATGACCTAAAGAGAGCGAAGGATCAGCTAGTTTCCTCGGAAGCATGGAAGAAGCAAGCTGAGCAAGATGCTGAAGAATCAAAGAAGCAACTCTTAGAAATGTCTTTAAAGCTCGAAAAGTCACGGGAACAAGTTTTAAAGAAGTCTGGTTCTGAGGAAGCACTTTTAATTCAGCCCCAGAAGATCACTGAAGATCAGGATTTGCTATTGCAGTCTCAGCTTGAGGCTATAAAGAAGCAGCACTCACTTGACTCAGCTGCATTGGCATCTGCCGTGAATGAGATTAAGGAACTCAAGATCCAGCTAGAATCTGTAGCTGAATCTGAGGCTGCCCGGACGAAGCACGCAGAACTGTCACAAATTGAGCTTAATAGCTTGAAGCAAAACCTGACAGAAACTCTTGCTGTCATGGAAGATATGAAAAATGAGCTAAAAGACTGCAAAGAATCAGAAGCTCAGGCTCGAGTACTTGTAGGTGAGACACTGATGCAATTGGAAACAGCGAAAAGGACCGTTGAGTGCCTCAGGTCTGACGGTGTTAAAGCTGTTGAGGCATTTGATTCAATAGCTTCAGAATTGGAGCAGTCAAGGGCTCGTGTAAACTTGTTAGAGGGGATTGTCAGTGAACTGAAAGCTGACACCAAAATTGTAGATGGTTATGGTTCCCAAACTGCAGGTGATCGGGAAATCACATTTGGGACTGAAGAAAAAGCAAACCTTGGGAACTCAAATGAAGCAGAACTAAATTCTCTTAAATCTGAAGTGGAACAACTCAAGTCCGCTCTAGAAGCATCTGAGATCCGATACAGTGAAGAGCAAAGTCGAAATGCTGCAGAGATCAAAAGTGCTTATAAATTGGTTGAACAAATTAAATCTTCCTCCATTGACAAAGAGGCTGAACTTGAAGCGGAGCTCCAGAAAACAATAGCTGAAGTTGAAGAGTTGAAGGCAGATCTTATGGATAAAGAAACTGAATTGCAGGGTATTTGTCAGGAGAATGAGGATCTGAATCTGAGGCTAGAGAACTTCCTGTCTAGCCGCACTAGTTATGAACTTGAAAAGGAGATCCAGAAAGCAATGGAAAGTATTGAACACTTGAAGGCAAATTTGATGGATAAAGAGACAGAACTGCAAAACATTGTCGAAGAAAATGAAATGTTGAAGTCAGAgatcaagaaaaaggaaattaacAAGGGGAAAGTGAATGATGAAATTGTTGACGAACTTGAATCTGCAAGAGCTGCAGAGCGTGAGGCTCTGATGAAGCTGGGGTATATGACGGAGGAAGTCGACAAGAGTAACAGGAAGGTAGCACGAGTGTCTGAACAGCTGGAGGCAGCTCAAACTGCGAATTCAGAGATGGAAGCTGAGTTGAGAAGGCTCAAAGTGCAGTCTGACCAGTGGAGGAAGGCTGCAGAAGCAGCTGCTGCCATGCTTTCATCAGGAAACAACGGGAAGTTCATGGACCGAACAGGATCGATGGACAGCAAGTATAGTCCGAGGTCGGGGAGGATTTCTTCACCTTATTCTGATGATGGGGATGATGATTTGCTCAAGAGGAAAAGTCCAAACATGCTCAAGAAAATTGGTGTCCTGTGGAGGAAGCCTCAGAAATAG
- the LOC113728137 gene encoding interactor of constitutive active ROPs 2, chloroplastic-like isoform X4 produces the protein MQTPKARNSTGETPQKISPRVVSSEVASKPSPRSVSSDVPLKLSPRVVRQLKTASQDSDSATSSCRASRTPKDRSCKVAERKSPRSPVPEKKHPSRVAELEFQISQLQNDLKRAKDQLVSSEAWKKQAEQDAEESKKQLLEMSLKLEKSREQVLKKSGSEEALLIQPQKITEDQDLLLQSQLEAIKKQHSLDSAALASAVNEIKELKIQLESVAESEAARTKHAELSQIELNSLKQNLTETLAVMEDMKNELKDCKESEAQARVLVGETLMQLETAKRTVECLRSDGVKAVEAFDSIASELEQSRARVNLLEGIVSELKADTKIVDGYGSQTAGDREITFGTEEKANLGNSNEAELNSLKSEVEQLKSALEASEIRYSEEQSRNAAEIKSAYKLVEQIKSSSIDKEAELEAELQKTIAEVEELKADLMDKETELQGICQENEDLNLRLENFLSSRTSYELEKEIQKAMESIEHLKANLMDKETELQNIVEENEMLKSEIKKKEINKGKVNDEIVDELESARAAEREALMKLGYMTEEVDKSNRKVARVSEQLEAAQTANSEMEAELRRLKVQSDQWRKAAEAAAAMLSSGNNGKFMDRTGSMDSKYSPRSGRISSPYSDDGDDDLLKRKSPNMLKKIGVLWRKPQK, from the exons ATGCAGACCCCAAAAGCAAG GAACTCTACAGGTGAAACACCTCAAAAGATCTCCCCTCGTGTTGTTTCCTCTGAAGTGGCTTCAAAGCCATCTCCTCGTTCTGTTTCTTCAGATGTGCCCCTAAAGCTATCTCCTCGAGTTGTTCGCCAACTTAAGACAGCTAGCCAGGATTCTGATTCTGCTACAtcttcttgccgagcaagtagGACACCAAAAGATAGAAGCTGTAAAGTAGCTGAGAGAAAATCACCCCGAAGCCCAGTGCCTGAG AAGAAGCATCCAAGCAGGGTTGCTGAGCTGGAATTTCAGATTTCTCAACTTCAGAATGACCTAAAGAGAGCGAAGGATCAGCTAGTTTCCTCGGAAGCATGGAAGAAGCAAGCTGAGCAAGATGCTGAAGAATCAAAGAAGCAACTCTTAGAAATGTCTTTAAAGCTCGAAAAGTCACGGGAACAAGTTTTAAAGAAGTCTGGTTCTGAGGAAGCACTTTTAATTCAGCCCCAGAAGATCACTGAAGATCAGGATTTGCTATTGCAGTCTCAGCTTGAGGCTATAAAGAAGCAGCACTCACTTGACTCAGCTGCATTGGCATCTGCCGTGAATGAGATTAAGGAACTCAAGATCCAGCTAGAATCTGTAGCTGAATCTGAGGCTGCCCGGACGAAGCACGCAGAACTGTCACAAATTGAGCTTAATAGCTTGAAGCAAAACCTGACAGAAACTCTTGCTGTCATGGAAGATATGAAAAATGAGCTAAAAGACTGCAAAGAATCAGAAGCTCAGGCTCGAGTACTTGTAGGTGAGACACTGATGCAATTGGAAACAGCGAAAAGGACCGTTGAGTGCCTCAGGTCTGACGGTGTTAAAGCTGTTGAGGCATTTGATTCAATAGCTTCAGAATTGGAGCAGTCAAGGGCTCGTGTAAACTTGTTAGAGGGGATTGTCAGTGAACTGAAAGCTGACACCAAAATTGTAGATGGTTATGGTTCCCAAACTGCAGGTGATCGGGAAATCACATTTGGGACTGAAGAAAAAGCAAACCTTGGGAACTCAAATGAAGCAGAACTAAATTCTCTTAAATCTGAAGTGGAACAACTCAAGTCCGCTCTAGAAGCATCTGAGATCCGATACAGTGAAGAGCAAAGTCGAAATGCTGCAGAGATCAAAAGTGCTTATAAATTGGTTGAACAAATTAAATCTTCCTCCATTGACAAAGAGGCTGAACTTGAAGCGGAGCTCCAGAAAACAATAGCTGAAGTTGAAGAGTTGAAGGCAGATCTTATGGATAAAGAAACTGAATTGCAGGGTATTTGTCAGGAGAATGAGGATCTGAATCTGAGGCTAGAGAACTTCCTGTCTAGCCGCACTAGTTATGAACTTGAAAAGGAGATCCAGAAAGCAATGGAAAGTATTGAACACTTGAAGGCAAATTTGATGGATAAAGAGACAGAACTGCAAAACATTGTCGAAGAAAATGAAATGTTGAAGTCAGAgatcaagaaaaaggaaattaacAAGGGGAAAGTGAATGATGAAATTGTTGACGAACTTGAATCTGCAAGAGCTGCAGAGCGTGAGGCTCTGATGAAGCTGGGGTATATGACGGAGGAAGTCGACAAGAGTAACAGGAAGGTAGCACGAGTGTCTGAACAGCTGGAGGCAGCTCAAACTGCGAATTCAGAGATGGAAGCTGAGTTGAGAAGGCTCAAAGTGCAGTCTGACCAGTGGAGGAAGGCTGCAGAAGCAGCTGCTGCCATGCTTTCATCAGGAAACAACGGGAAGTTCATGGACCGAACAGGATCGATGGACAGCAAGTATAGTCCGAGGTCGGGGAGGATTTCTTCACCTTATTCTGATGATGGGGATGATGATTTGCTCAAGAGGAAAAGTCCAAACATGCTCAAGAAAATTGGTGTCCTGTGGAGGAAGCCTCAGAAATAG
- the LOC113728137 gene encoding interactor of constitutive active ROPs 2, chloroplastic-like isoform X1, which translates to MHIKIPDLVNLIVINLTIVIWLSFRNSTGETPQKISPRVVSSEVASKPSPRSVSSDVPLKLSPRVVRQLKTASQDSDSATSSCRASRTPKDRSCKVAERKSPRSPVPELQKKHPSRVAELEFQISQLQNDLKRAKDQLVSSEAWKKQAEQDAEESKKQLLEMSLKLEKSREQVLKKSGSEEALLIQPQKITEDQDLLLQSQLEAIKKQHSLDSAALASAVNEIKELKIQLESVAESEAARTKHAELSQIELNSLKQNLTETLAVMEDMKNELKDCKESEAQARVLVGETLMQLETAKRTVECLRSDGVKAVEAFDSIASELEQSRARVNLLEGIVSELKADTKIVDGYGSQTAGDREITFGTEEKANLGNSNEAELNSLKSEVEQLKSALEASEIRYSEEQSRNAAEIKSAYKLVEQIKSSSIDKEAELEAELQKTIAEVEELKADLMDKETELQGICQENEDLNLRLENFLSSRTSYELEKEIQKAMESIEHLKANLMDKETELQNIVEENEMLKSEIKKKEINKGKVNDEIVDELESARAAEREALMKLGYMTEEVDKSNRKVARVSEQLEAAQTANSEMEAELRRLKVQSDQWRKAAEAAAAMLSSGNNGKFMDRTGSMDSKYSPRSGRISSPYSDDGDDDLLKRKSPNMLKKIGVLWRKPQK; encoded by the exons ATGCATATAAAGATACCTGATTTGGTAAATCTGATAGTTATTAATCTCACTATTGTTATCTGGCTATCATTCAGGAACTCTACAGGTGAAACACCTCAAAAGATCTCCCCTCGTGTTGTTTCCTCTGAAGTGGCTTCAAAGCCATCTCCTCGTTCTGTTTCTTCAGATGTGCCCCTAAAGCTATCTCCTCGAGTTGTTCGCCAACTTAAGACAGCTAGCCAGGATTCTGATTCTGCTACAtcttcttgccgagcaagtagGACACCAAAAGATAGAAGCTGTAAAGTAGCTGAGAGAAAATCACCCCGAAGCCCAGTGCCTGAG TTGCAGAAGAAGCATCCAAGCAGGGTTGCTGAGCTGGAATTTCAGATTTCTCAACTTCAGAATGACCTAAAGAGAGCGAAGGATCAGCTAGTTTCCTCGGAAGCATGGAAGAAGCAAGCTGAGCAAGATGCTGAAGAATCAAAGAAGCAACTCTTAGAAATGTCTTTAAAGCTCGAAAAGTCACGGGAACAAGTTTTAAAGAAGTCTGGTTCTGAGGAAGCACTTTTAATTCAGCCCCAGAAGATCACTGAAGATCAGGATTTGCTATTGCAGTCTCAGCTTGAGGCTATAAAGAAGCAGCACTCACTTGACTCAGCTGCATTGGCATCTGCCGTGAATGAGATTAAGGAACTCAAGATCCAGCTAGAATCTGTAGCTGAATCTGAGGCTGCCCGGACGAAGCACGCAGAACTGTCACAAATTGAGCTTAATAGCTTGAAGCAAAACCTGACAGAAACTCTTGCTGTCATGGAAGATATGAAAAATGAGCTAAAAGACTGCAAAGAATCAGAAGCTCAGGCTCGAGTACTTGTAGGTGAGACACTGATGCAATTGGAAACAGCGAAAAGGACCGTTGAGTGCCTCAGGTCTGACGGTGTTAAAGCTGTTGAGGCATTTGATTCAATAGCTTCAGAATTGGAGCAGTCAAGGGCTCGTGTAAACTTGTTAGAGGGGATTGTCAGTGAACTGAAAGCTGACACCAAAATTGTAGATGGTTATGGTTCCCAAACTGCAGGTGATCGGGAAATCACATTTGGGACTGAAGAAAAAGCAAACCTTGGGAACTCAAATGAAGCAGAACTAAATTCTCTTAAATCTGAAGTGGAACAACTCAAGTCCGCTCTAGAAGCATCTGAGATCCGATACAGTGAAGAGCAAAGTCGAAATGCTGCAGAGATCAAAAGTGCTTATAAATTGGTTGAACAAATTAAATCTTCCTCCATTGACAAAGAGGCTGAACTTGAAGCGGAGCTCCAGAAAACAATAGCTGAAGTTGAAGAGTTGAAGGCAGATCTTATGGATAAAGAAACTGAATTGCAGGGTATTTGTCAGGAGAATGAGGATCTGAATCTGAGGCTAGAGAACTTCCTGTCTAGCCGCACTAGTTATGAACTTGAAAAGGAGATCCAGAAAGCAATGGAAAGTATTGAACACTTGAAGGCAAATTTGATGGATAAAGAGACAGAACTGCAAAACATTGTCGAAGAAAATGAAATGTTGAAGTCAGAgatcaagaaaaaggaaattaacAAGGGGAAAGTGAATGATGAAATTGTTGACGAACTTGAATCTGCAAGAGCTGCAGAGCGTGAGGCTCTGATGAAGCTGGGGTATATGACGGAGGAAGTCGACAAGAGTAACAGGAAGGTAGCACGAGTGTCTGAACAGCTGGAGGCAGCTCAAACTGCGAATTCAGAGATGGAAGCTGAGTTGAGAAGGCTCAAAGTGCAGTCTGACCAGTGGAGGAAGGCTGCAGAAGCAGCTGCTGCCATGCTTTCATCAGGAAACAACGGGAAGTTCATGGACCGAACAGGATCGATGGACAGCAAGTATAGTCCGAGGTCGGGGAGGATTTCTTCACCTTATTCTGATGATGGGGATGATGATTTGCTCAAGAGGAAAAGTCCAAACATGCTCAAGAAAATTGGTGTCCTGTGGAGGAAGCCTCAGAAATAG
- the LOC113728137 gene encoding interactor of constitutive active ROPs 2, chloroplastic-like isoform X2: MHIKIPDLVNLIVINLTIVIWLSFRNSTGETPQKISPRVVSSEVASKPSPRSVSSDVPLKLSPRVVRQLKTASQDSDSATSSCRASRTPKDRSCKVAERKSPRSPVPEKKHPSRVAELEFQISQLQNDLKRAKDQLVSSEAWKKQAEQDAEESKKQLLEMSLKLEKSREQVLKKSGSEEALLIQPQKITEDQDLLLQSQLEAIKKQHSLDSAALASAVNEIKELKIQLESVAESEAARTKHAELSQIELNSLKQNLTETLAVMEDMKNELKDCKESEAQARVLVGETLMQLETAKRTVECLRSDGVKAVEAFDSIASELEQSRARVNLLEGIVSELKADTKIVDGYGSQTAGDREITFGTEEKANLGNSNEAELNSLKSEVEQLKSALEASEIRYSEEQSRNAAEIKSAYKLVEQIKSSSIDKEAELEAELQKTIAEVEELKADLMDKETELQGICQENEDLNLRLENFLSSRTSYELEKEIQKAMESIEHLKANLMDKETELQNIVEENEMLKSEIKKKEINKGKVNDEIVDELESARAAEREALMKLGYMTEEVDKSNRKVARVSEQLEAAQTANSEMEAELRRLKVQSDQWRKAAEAAAAMLSSGNNGKFMDRTGSMDSKYSPRSGRISSPYSDDGDDDLLKRKSPNMLKKIGVLWRKPQK; encoded by the exons ATGCATATAAAGATACCTGATTTGGTAAATCTGATAGTTATTAATCTCACTATTGTTATCTGGCTATCATTCAGGAACTCTACAGGTGAAACACCTCAAAAGATCTCCCCTCGTGTTGTTTCCTCTGAAGTGGCTTCAAAGCCATCTCCTCGTTCTGTTTCTTCAGATGTGCCCCTAAAGCTATCTCCTCGAGTTGTTCGCCAACTTAAGACAGCTAGCCAGGATTCTGATTCTGCTACAtcttcttgccgagcaagtagGACACCAAAAGATAGAAGCTGTAAAGTAGCTGAGAGAAAATCACCCCGAAGCCCAGTGCCTGAG AAGAAGCATCCAAGCAGGGTTGCTGAGCTGGAATTTCAGATTTCTCAACTTCAGAATGACCTAAAGAGAGCGAAGGATCAGCTAGTTTCCTCGGAAGCATGGAAGAAGCAAGCTGAGCAAGATGCTGAAGAATCAAAGAAGCAACTCTTAGAAATGTCTTTAAAGCTCGAAAAGTCACGGGAACAAGTTTTAAAGAAGTCTGGTTCTGAGGAAGCACTTTTAATTCAGCCCCAGAAGATCACTGAAGATCAGGATTTGCTATTGCAGTCTCAGCTTGAGGCTATAAAGAAGCAGCACTCACTTGACTCAGCTGCATTGGCATCTGCCGTGAATGAGATTAAGGAACTCAAGATCCAGCTAGAATCTGTAGCTGAATCTGAGGCTGCCCGGACGAAGCACGCAGAACTGTCACAAATTGAGCTTAATAGCTTGAAGCAAAACCTGACAGAAACTCTTGCTGTCATGGAAGATATGAAAAATGAGCTAAAAGACTGCAAAGAATCAGAAGCTCAGGCTCGAGTACTTGTAGGTGAGACACTGATGCAATTGGAAACAGCGAAAAGGACCGTTGAGTGCCTCAGGTCTGACGGTGTTAAAGCTGTTGAGGCATTTGATTCAATAGCTTCAGAATTGGAGCAGTCAAGGGCTCGTGTAAACTTGTTAGAGGGGATTGTCAGTGAACTGAAAGCTGACACCAAAATTGTAGATGGTTATGGTTCCCAAACTGCAGGTGATCGGGAAATCACATTTGGGACTGAAGAAAAAGCAAACCTTGGGAACTCAAATGAAGCAGAACTAAATTCTCTTAAATCTGAAGTGGAACAACTCAAGTCCGCTCTAGAAGCATCTGAGATCCGATACAGTGAAGAGCAAAGTCGAAATGCTGCAGAGATCAAAAGTGCTTATAAATTGGTTGAACAAATTAAATCTTCCTCCATTGACAAAGAGGCTGAACTTGAAGCGGAGCTCCAGAAAACAATAGCTGAAGTTGAAGAGTTGAAGGCAGATCTTATGGATAAAGAAACTGAATTGCAGGGTATTTGTCAGGAGAATGAGGATCTGAATCTGAGGCTAGAGAACTTCCTGTCTAGCCGCACTAGTTATGAACTTGAAAAGGAGATCCAGAAAGCAATGGAAAGTATTGAACACTTGAAGGCAAATTTGATGGATAAAGAGACAGAACTGCAAAACATTGTCGAAGAAAATGAAATGTTGAAGTCAGAgatcaagaaaaaggaaattaacAAGGGGAAAGTGAATGATGAAATTGTTGACGAACTTGAATCTGCAAGAGCTGCAGAGCGTGAGGCTCTGATGAAGCTGGGGTATATGACGGAGGAAGTCGACAAGAGTAACAGGAAGGTAGCACGAGTGTCTGAACAGCTGGAGGCAGCTCAAACTGCGAATTCAGAGATGGAAGCTGAGTTGAGAAGGCTCAAAGTGCAGTCTGACCAGTGGAGGAAGGCTGCAGAAGCAGCTGCTGCCATGCTTTCATCAGGAAACAACGGGAAGTTCATGGACCGAACAGGATCGATGGACAGCAAGTATAGTCCGAGGTCGGGGAGGATTTCTTCACCTTATTCTGATGATGGGGATGATGATTTGCTCAAGAGGAAAAGTCCAAACATGCTCAAGAAAATTGGTGTCCTGTGGAGGAAGCCTCAGAAATAG
- the LOC113728143 gene encoding small ribosomal subunit protein uS12-like, protein MGKTRGMGAGRKLKTHRRNQRWADKSYKKSHLGNEWKKPFAGSSHAKGIVLEKIGIEAKQPNSAIRKCARVQLIKNGKKIAAFVPNDGCLNYIEENDEVLIAGFGRKGHAVGDIPGVRFKVVKVSGVSLIALFKEKKEKPRS, encoded by the exons ATGGG GAAGACACGTGGAATGGGAGCTGGCCGCAAGCTGAAGACCCACAGAAGAAACCAAAGGTGGGCTGATAAATCTTACAAGAAGTCCCATCTTGGTAATGAGTGGAAAAAGCCATTTGCTGGATCATCACATGCCAAAGGAATTGTTCTGGAAAAAAT TGGAATTGAGGCTAAGCAGCCAAACTCTGCCATTAGGAAATGTGCTCGTGTCCAGCTTatcaaaaatggaaagaagATTGCCGCCTTTGTGCCTAATGATGGTTGTTTGAACTATATTGAGGAGAAT GATGAGGTGCTGATTGCTGGATTTGGTCGTAAGGGGCATGCTGTTGGAGATATTCCTGGTGTCAGGTTTAAAGTTGTAAAGGTTTCTGGTGTTTCTCTTATAGCTCTGTTCAAAGAGAAGAAGGAGAAGCCAAGGTCATAA
- the LOC113728152 gene encoding dof zinc finger protein DOF3.2, whose protein sequence is MDPSGAQHHHQDMSSQTLESMLVCTKAQQDKKPRPPEQALKCPRCDSTNTKFCYYNNYSLTQPRYFCKSCRRYWTKGGTLRNVPVGGGCRKNKRSSSSSSSSKRGQDQAVVATNTNPLSSLTNLPYDSDISLAIARLQKQTNGHLGFDHDHELPMLGNPNNPHCEVLGNHNGHHHHVNSSGSAAGGFFDAFRGGFLENPNGFHNLYYGMSNGNMGHVENGGGLGLNGSEDMSMVPYEDIGGATTTATTVTTVKQEICNARDGENRVLWGFPWQIGGEGNMGSDLDSGRQSWNNGFGSSWHGLLNSPLM, encoded by the exons ATGGATCCTTCAGGTGCGCAGCATCATCACCAG GACATGTCTTCCCAGACTCTAGAAAGCATGCTAGTATGCACAAAAGCCCAGCAAGACAAGAAGCCAAGGCCACCTGAACAAGCCCTGAAATGCCCTAGATGTGACTCCACCAATACCAAATTTTGTTATTACAACAACTACAGCCTCACTCAGCCAAGGTACTTTTGCAAGTCATGCAGGAGGTattggactaaaggtggaacCTTGAGAAACGTTCCAGTGGGTGGAGGTTGCAGAAAGAACAAGAGatcatcatcctcatcatcatcttcaaaaAGGGGCCAAGATCAAGCAGTTGTTGCAACTAACACCAACCCACTTTCGTCCCTAACAAATTTGCCGTACGACTCTGATATCAGCCTTGCCATTGCAAGGCTCCAAAAGCAAACAAATGGCCATCTGGGATTTGATCATGACCATGAACTTCCTATGCTGGGAAACCCTAACAATCCCCATTGTGAAGTTCTTGGAAACCATAATGGTCATCACCATCATGTTAACAGTAGTGGTTCAGCTGCAGGGGGCTTTTTTGATGCATTTAGAGGAGGTTTTCTTGAAAATCCGAATGGCTTTCATAATTTGTACTATGGGATGAGTAATGGAAACATGGGGCATGTTGAAAATGGTGGTGGTCTTGGCCTCAATGGTAGTGAAGACATGTCAATGGTGCCATATGAGGACATTGGTGGAGCAACCACAACTGCAACAACAGTTACAACAGTGAAGCAAGAAATCTGCAATGCAAGAGATGGTGAAAATAGGGTGCTTTGGGGATTCCCCTGGCAGATTGGTGGCGAGGGAAACATGGGATCGGATCTTGATTCAGGCAGGCAAAGCTGGAACAACGGATTTGGTTCTTCTTGGCATGGACTTCTGAATAGCCCTCTCATGTAG